The Apodemus sylvaticus chromosome 22, mApoSyl1.1, whole genome shotgun sequence genome includes a region encoding these proteins:
- the Grid2ip gene encoding delphilin isoform X3 — MSCLGIFIPKKHRARFDEVVSQGLLGKLCRARRTQGAQRLRRSRSEERPERLLVSTRASAAPRRPDEPPPRKAASLLGGRTGPGGPRRTVRVYKGNKSFGFTLRGHGPVWIESVLPGSPAENASLKSGDRILFLNGLDMRNCSHDKVVSMLQGSGAMPTLVVEEGPVPFASDSDSLDSPTRASALTSLQWVADILPSSIRVQGKTFSQQLDHLLTPPERYGVCRALESFFQHRNIDTLIVDVYPVLDTPAKQVLWQFLYQLLTYEEQELCQEKIACFLGYTAMTEPESSLDLEPESTPEPTPEPQPRSSLRASSMCRRSLRSQGLEASLSCGPGDCPEMPLPLIPGERQAGDGTSLPETPNPKMMSAVYAELESRLNSSFKGKIGTVSKSRASPPVPSLVGTSGPRTLSGVSWPSDRLLPSPCYDPLCSGGLASPSSSESHPYASLDSSRAPSPQPGLGSIHPDSPPSPDPIRPPSRRKLFAFSRPVRSRDTDRFLDVLSEQLGPRVTIVDDFLTPENDYEEMSFHDDQGSFVTNERSSASECVSSSEEGSSLTYSSISDHIPPPPLSPPPPPPLPFHDPKPSSRTSDGPRGPPQSLTKPLTQISHPVPPPPPPPLPPPVPCAPPMLSRGVGHRRSETSHMSVKRLRWEQVENSEGTIWGQLGEDSDYDKLSDMVKYLDLELHFGTQKPQKPVPGPEPFRKKEVVEILSHKKAYNTSILLAHLKLTPGELRQVLMSMEPRRLEPAHLAQLLLFAPDADEEQRYQAFREAPGRLSEPDQFVLQMLSVPEYKTRLRSLHFQATLQEKTEEIRGSLECLRQASLELKNSRKLAKILEFVLAMGNYLNDGQPKTNKTTGFKINFLTELNSTKTVDGKSTFLHILAKSLSQHFPELLGFAQDLPTVPLAAKVNQRALTGDLADLHDTVSEIQVACQSMAPSSEDRFAVVMASFLETAQPALRALDGLQREAMEELGKALAFFGEDSKATTSEAFFGIFSEFMSKFERALSDLQAGDGPRSSGMVSPLAW, encoded by the exons GATCTTCATCCCCAAAAAGCACCGGGCGCGCTTTGACGAGGTGGTGTCGCAGGGTCTGCTCGGCAAACTGTGCCGTGCTCGGAGGACGCAGGGCGCGCAACGTTTGCGCCGGAGTCGCAGCGAAGAACGCCCGGAGCGCCTCTTAGTGTCCACGCGCGCTAGTGCCGCGCCCCGCCGTCCGGATGAGCCGCCCCCGCGAAAGGCCGCCTCGCTGCTGGGCGGCCGCACTGGCCCTGGGGGTCCTCGCAG GACTGTTCGAGTCTATAAAGGCAACAAGAGTTTCGGCTTCACCCTGCGCGGCCACGGACCGGTCTGGATTGAATCTGTCCTACCTG GCAGCCCGGCTGAAAATGCCTCCCTCAAGTCAGGTGACCGGATCCTCTTCCTCAATGGATTGGACATGAG GAACTGCTCCCACGACAAGGTGGTGTCCATGTTGCAGGGCAGTGGCGCCATGCCCACGCTGGTGGTAGAGGAAGGACCGGTCCCTTTCGCCAGTG ATTCGGATTCTTTGGATTCTCCGACCCGGGCGTCAGCTCTCACCTCGCTGCAGTGGGTGGCGGACATCCTGCCTTCCAGTATCCGAGTCCAGGGGAAGACCTTCAGCCAGCAGCTGGACCACCTCCTCACTCCTCCTGAGCGCTATGGAGTCTGCCGGGCTCTCGAGAGCTTCTTCCAGCACAG GAACATCGACACCCTCATCGTGGATGTCTACCCTGTTCTGGACACACCTGCCAAGCAGGTGCTCTGGCAGTTCCTCTACCAGCTGCTGACCTATGAGGAGCAGGAGCTGTGTCAGGAGAAGATTGCGTGCTTCCTTGGTTATACCGCCATGACAG AGCCTGAATCCTCACTGGACCTGGAGCCAGAATCTACTCCAGAGCCCACACCGGAGCCACAACCACGGAGTTCCCTAAGGGCCTCTTCCATGTGCCGTCGCAGCCTGCGCTCCCAGGGCCTGGAGGCCAGCCTCAGCTGTG GCCCTGGTGACTGTCCTGAGATGCCCCTACCTCTGATCCCAGGCGAGCGTCAGGCTGGCGATGGCACATCCCTCCCGGAAACCCCCAACCCCAAAATG ATGTCAGCTGTCTATGCAGAGCTCGAATCTCGACTGAACAGCAGCTTCAAGGGGAAGATAGGCACCGTGTCCAAGTCCCGGGCCTCTCCACCAGTCCCCAGCCTGGTGGGCACATCAG GGCCCAGGACCCTGTCTGGAGTCTCGTGGCCCAGTGACCGGCTCCTGCCTTCCCCGTGCTATGATCCGCTGTGCTCTGGGGGTCTGGCCTCCCCCAGCAGCTCGGAGTCCCACCCCTACGCCAGCTTGGACAGCAGCAGAGCGCCCTCCCCACAGCCAGGCCTTGGGTCCATCCACCCCGACAGCCCCCCAAGCCCAGACCCCATCCGGCCGCCCAGTCGCAGGAAGCTCTTCGCTTTCTCACGCCCCGTGCGGAGCCGAGACACAGATCGCTTCCTGGACGTGTTGAGCGAGCAGCTGGGCCCCCGAGTCACCATTGTGGATGACTTCCTGACACCGGAGAATGACTATGAGGAG ATGAGCTTCCACGATGACCAGGGCAGCTTTGTGACCAATGAGAGGAGCAGCGCTAGCGAGTGTGTCAGCAGCAGCGAGGAGGGCAGTTCTCTGACCTATTCCTCCATCTCTGAccacatccccccacccccgctcagTCCCCCGCCGCCACCGCCCCTGCCTTTCCACGACCCCAAACCCAGCTCCCGCACCTCCGATGGCCCCCGAGGTCCCCCTCAGTCATTGACCAAACCCCTCACCCAGATCAGCCATCcagtcccacctccacccccaccccctctgccCCCACCTGTGCCCTGTGCACCCCCCATGCTATCCCGAGGCGTGGGCCACCGCCGCAGCGAGACCAGTCACATGAGCGTCAAGCGCTTGCGCTGGGAACAGGTGGAGAACTCAGAAGGCACCATCTGGGGTCAG CTTGGGGAAGACTCTGACTATGACAAGCTGAGTGACATGGTGAAATACCTGGACCTGGAGCTCCACTTCGGCACCCAGAAACCTCAGA AGCCAGTGCCCGGCCCCGAGCccttcaggaagaaggaagtggtGGAGATCTTGTCCCACAAGAAGGCCTACAATACCT CCATACTCCTAGCGCACCTGAAGCTAACCCCGGGCGAACTGCGGCAAGTGCTCATGAGCATGGAGCCCCGGCGCCTGGAGCCTGCTCATCTGGCACAGCTACTGCTGTTCGCTCCGGACGCCGACGAGGAACAGCGCTATCAGGCTTTCCGCGAGGCTCCGGGTCGCCTCAGTGAGCCGGACCAGTTCGTCCTGCAG ATGCTGTCGGTTCCCGAATACAAGACCCGCCTGCGAAGTCTACACTTTCAGGCCACCTTGcaggagaagacagaggagaTACGAGGCAGCCTCGAGTGCCTGCGACAGGCGTCTCTAGAGCTCAAAAACAGCCGGAAACTCGCCAAGATCCTGGAG TTTGTGTTGGCCATGGGTAACTATCTCAACGACGGACAGCCCAAGACCAACAAGACCACTGGCTTCAAGATCAACTTCCTGACAGAG CTAAACTCCACCAAGACAGTGGATGGGAAGTCTAcctttctgcacatccttgccaaaTCGCTCAGCCAGCACTTCCCTGAGCTCCTCGGCTTTGCCCAGGACCTGCCCACTGTGCCCCTGGCTGCCAAAG TGAACCAGCGAGCCCTGACTGGTGACCTGGCTGACCTCCATGACACTGTCAGTGAGATTCAGGTGGCCTGCCAGAGCATGGCCCCCTCCAGTGAGGACAGGTTCGCTGTGGTCATGGCT TCCTTTCTGGAAACAGCGCAGCCAGCTCTGCGAGCGTTGGATGGTCTACAgcgagaggccatggaagagctGGGGAAGGCACTGGCCTTCTTCGGAGAGGACTCCAAGGCCACTACCTCAGAGGCCTTCTTTGGCATCTTTTCAGAATTCATGAGCAAATTTGAG AGAGCCCTCAGCGACCTGCAGGCAGGGGATGGCCCACGTAGCTCGGGGATGGTGTCACCCCTCGCCTGGTGA
- the Grid2ip gene encoding delphilin isoform X2 produces MGKDQGFSRHFRIFIPKKHRARFDEVVSQGLLGKLCRARRTQGAQRLRRSRSEERPERLLVSTRASAAPRRPDEPPPRKAASLLGGRTGPGGPRRTVRVYKGNKSFGFTLRGHGPVWIESVLPGSPAENASLKSGDRILFLNGLDMRNCSHDKVVSMLQGSGAMPTLVVEEGPVPFASDSDSLDSPTRASALTSLQWVADILPSSIRVQGKTFSQQLDHLLTPPERYGVCRALESFFQHRNIDTLIVDVYPVLDTPAKQVLWQFLYQLLTYEEQELCQEKIACFLGYTAMTEPESSLDLEPESTPEPTPEPQPRSSLRASSMCRRSLRSQGLEASLSCGPGDCPEMPLPLIPGERQAGDGTSLPETPNPKMMSAVYAELESRLNSSFKGKIGTVSKSRASPPVPSLVGTSGPRTLSGVSWPSDRLLPSPCYDPLCSGGLASPSSSESHPYASLDSSRAPSPQPGLGSIHPDSPPSPDPIRPPSRRKLFAFSRPVRSRDTDRFLDVLSEQLGPRVTIVDDFLTPENDYEEMSFHDDQGSFVTNERSSASECVSSSEEGSSLTYSSISDHIPPPPLSPPPPPPLPFHDPKPSSRTSDGPRGPPQSLTKPLTQISHPVPPPPPPPLPPPVPCAPPMLSRGVGHRRSETSHMSVKRLRWEQVENSEGTIWGQLGEDSDYDKLSDMVKYLDLELHFGTQKPQKPVPGPEPFRKKEVVEILSHKKAYNTSILLAHLKLTPGELRQVLMSMEPRRLEPAHLAQLLLFAPDADEEQRYQAFREAPGRLSEPDQFVLQMLSVPEYKTRLRSLHFQATLQEKTEEIRGSLECLRQASLELKNSRKLAKILEFVLAMGNYLNDGQPKTNKTTGFKINFLTELNSTKTVDGKSTFLHILAKSLSQHFPELLGFAQDLPTVPLAAKVNQRALTGDLADLHDTVSEIQVACQSMAPSSEDRFAVVMASFLETAQPALRALDGLQREAMEELGKALAFFGEDSKATTSEAFFGIFSEFMSKFERALSDLQAGDGPRSSGMVSPLAW; encoded by the exons GATCTTCATCCCCAAAAAGCACCGGGCGCGCTTTGACGAGGTGGTGTCGCAGGGTCTGCTCGGCAAACTGTGCCGTGCTCGGAGGACGCAGGGCGCGCAACGTTTGCGCCGGAGTCGCAGCGAAGAACGCCCGGAGCGCCTCTTAGTGTCCACGCGCGCTAGTGCCGCGCCCCGCCGTCCGGATGAGCCGCCCCCGCGAAAGGCCGCCTCGCTGCTGGGCGGCCGCACTGGCCCTGGGGGTCCTCGCAG GACTGTTCGAGTCTATAAAGGCAACAAGAGTTTCGGCTTCACCCTGCGCGGCCACGGACCGGTCTGGATTGAATCTGTCCTACCTG GCAGCCCGGCTGAAAATGCCTCCCTCAAGTCAGGTGACCGGATCCTCTTCCTCAATGGATTGGACATGAG GAACTGCTCCCACGACAAGGTGGTGTCCATGTTGCAGGGCAGTGGCGCCATGCCCACGCTGGTGGTAGAGGAAGGACCGGTCCCTTTCGCCAGTG ATTCGGATTCTTTGGATTCTCCGACCCGGGCGTCAGCTCTCACCTCGCTGCAGTGGGTGGCGGACATCCTGCCTTCCAGTATCCGAGTCCAGGGGAAGACCTTCAGCCAGCAGCTGGACCACCTCCTCACTCCTCCTGAGCGCTATGGAGTCTGCCGGGCTCTCGAGAGCTTCTTCCAGCACAG GAACATCGACACCCTCATCGTGGATGTCTACCCTGTTCTGGACACACCTGCCAAGCAGGTGCTCTGGCAGTTCCTCTACCAGCTGCTGACCTATGAGGAGCAGGAGCTGTGTCAGGAGAAGATTGCGTGCTTCCTTGGTTATACCGCCATGACAG AGCCTGAATCCTCACTGGACCTGGAGCCAGAATCTACTCCAGAGCCCACACCGGAGCCACAACCACGGAGTTCCCTAAGGGCCTCTTCCATGTGCCGTCGCAGCCTGCGCTCCCAGGGCCTGGAGGCCAGCCTCAGCTGTG GCCCTGGTGACTGTCCTGAGATGCCCCTACCTCTGATCCCAGGCGAGCGTCAGGCTGGCGATGGCACATCCCTCCCGGAAACCCCCAACCCCAAAATG ATGTCAGCTGTCTATGCAGAGCTCGAATCTCGACTGAACAGCAGCTTCAAGGGGAAGATAGGCACCGTGTCCAAGTCCCGGGCCTCTCCACCAGTCCCCAGCCTGGTGGGCACATCAG GGCCCAGGACCCTGTCTGGAGTCTCGTGGCCCAGTGACCGGCTCCTGCCTTCCCCGTGCTATGATCCGCTGTGCTCTGGGGGTCTGGCCTCCCCCAGCAGCTCGGAGTCCCACCCCTACGCCAGCTTGGACAGCAGCAGAGCGCCCTCCCCACAGCCAGGCCTTGGGTCCATCCACCCCGACAGCCCCCCAAGCCCAGACCCCATCCGGCCGCCCAGTCGCAGGAAGCTCTTCGCTTTCTCACGCCCCGTGCGGAGCCGAGACACAGATCGCTTCCTGGACGTGTTGAGCGAGCAGCTGGGCCCCCGAGTCACCATTGTGGATGACTTCCTGACACCGGAGAATGACTATGAGGAG ATGAGCTTCCACGATGACCAGGGCAGCTTTGTGACCAATGAGAGGAGCAGCGCTAGCGAGTGTGTCAGCAGCAGCGAGGAGGGCAGTTCTCTGACCTATTCCTCCATCTCTGAccacatccccccacccccgctcagTCCCCCGCCGCCACCGCCCCTGCCTTTCCACGACCCCAAACCCAGCTCCCGCACCTCCGATGGCCCCCGAGGTCCCCCTCAGTCATTGACCAAACCCCTCACCCAGATCAGCCATCcagtcccacctccacccccaccccctctgccCCCACCTGTGCCCTGTGCACCCCCCATGCTATCCCGAGGCGTGGGCCACCGCCGCAGCGAGACCAGTCACATGAGCGTCAAGCGCTTGCGCTGGGAACAGGTGGAGAACTCAGAAGGCACCATCTGGGGTCAG CTTGGGGAAGACTCTGACTATGACAAGCTGAGTGACATGGTGAAATACCTGGACCTGGAGCTCCACTTCGGCACCCAGAAACCTCAGA AGCCAGTGCCCGGCCCCGAGCccttcaggaagaaggaagtggtGGAGATCTTGTCCCACAAGAAGGCCTACAATACCT CCATACTCCTAGCGCACCTGAAGCTAACCCCGGGCGAACTGCGGCAAGTGCTCATGAGCATGGAGCCCCGGCGCCTGGAGCCTGCTCATCTGGCACAGCTACTGCTGTTCGCTCCGGACGCCGACGAGGAACAGCGCTATCAGGCTTTCCGCGAGGCTCCGGGTCGCCTCAGTGAGCCGGACCAGTTCGTCCTGCAG ATGCTGTCGGTTCCCGAATACAAGACCCGCCTGCGAAGTCTACACTTTCAGGCCACCTTGcaggagaagacagaggagaTACGAGGCAGCCTCGAGTGCCTGCGACAGGCGTCTCTAGAGCTCAAAAACAGCCGGAAACTCGCCAAGATCCTGGAG TTTGTGTTGGCCATGGGTAACTATCTCAACGACGGACAGCCCAAGACCAACAAGACCACTGGCTTCAAGATCAACTTCCTGACAGAG CTAAACTCCACCAAGACAGTGGATGGGAAGTCTAcctttctgcacatccttgccaaaTCGCTCAGCCAGCACTTCCCTGAGCTCCTCGGCTTTGCCCAGGACCTGCCCACTGTGCCCCTGGCTGCCAAAG TGAACCAGCGAGCCCTGACTGGTGACCTGGCTGACCTCCATGACACTGTCAGTGAGATTCAGGTGGCCTGCCAGAGCATGGCCCCCTCCAGTGAGGACAGGTTCGCTGTGGTCATGGCT TCCTTTCTGGAAACAGCGCAGCCAGCTCTGCGAGCGTTGGATGGTCTACAgcgagaggccatggaagagctGGGGAAGGCACTGGCCTTCTTCGGAGAGGACTCCAAGGCCACTACCTCAGAGGCCTTCTTTGGCATCTTTTCAGAATTCATGAGCAAATTTGAG AGAGCCCTCAGCGACCTGCAGGCAGGGGATGGCCCACGTAGCTCGGGGATGGTGTCACCCCTCGCCTGGTGA